One stretch of Hevea brasiliensis isolate MT/VB/25A 57/8 chromosome 12, ASM3005281v1, whole genome shotgun sequence DNA includes these proteins:
- the LOC110667273 gene encoding cyclin-D5-1-like, whose protein sequence is MEGESISELFCQESETCLAEEVTDEDTFIDMTKGSADLCRAEEENGYLEMLVERDITFSFKSDQSMGFDNWVKCVRLEAIAWILKTRAVFGFRFQTAYLSITYFDRFLSKRSIENEKLWAVRLLSVACLSLAAKMEEIKAPALSEFHTEDYNFESKVIQRMEFLVLNTLEWRMISITPFAFLHYLIIKFFKGSPPRHILSRIVGFISALIREINLMDHRPSVIAAATTLMALDQSLTRQALECKMNSISYSGFEIEDVFQCYTLVQKLEMENLKTPKLVNSQDLSPAAQLNPIDVLENSSVTCANGTKRKRLAFDNSDKNFGLTDEKQR, encoded by the exons ATGGAAGGTGAATCTATCTCTGAGCTTTTTTGTCAAGAAAGCGAGACTTGTCTCGCAGAAGAAGTGACGGATGAAGACACATTCATTGACATGACAAAAGGTAGTGCTGATTTATGTAGAGCAGAAGAAGAAAATGGGTATTTGGAAATGTTGGTTGAGAGAGATATCACTTTTAGTTTCAAAAGTGATCAATCTATGGGTTTTGACAACTGGGTCAAATGTGTCCGCTTGGAAGCCATCGCATGGATTCTTAAA ACTAGAGCAGTGTTTGGTTTCCGCTTCCAAACAGCTTATTTGTCCATTACATACTTTGATAGATTCCTCTCCAAGAGGTCTATTGAG AATGAGAAATTATGGGCTGTCAGATTACTATCAGTGGCATGTCTTTCTTTGGCTGCAAAAATGGAGGAGATAAAAGCACCTGCTTTATCAGAATTTCACACTGAGGATTACAATTTTGAAAGCAAAGTAATTCAAAGAATGGAGTTTTTGGTACTAAACACATTGGAATGGAGAATGATTTCCATTACTCCTTTTGCTTTTCTTCATTATTTGATCATAAAATTCTTCAAAGGCTCTCCACCAAGACATATATTATCTAGAATTGTGGGATTCATCTCTGCTTTAATAAGAG AGATCAATTTGATGGATCATAGACCGTCAGTTATAGCAGCTGCAACCACCTTAATGGCTTTGGATCAGAGCTTAACAAGACAAGCATTGGAGTGTAAGATGAATTCCATTTCTTATTCTGGGTTTGAAATT GAAGATGTGTTTCAATGCTACACTCTAGTCCAAAAACTGGAAATGGAGAATCTTAAAACACCAAAGCTTGTAAATTCGCAGGATCTCTCGCCTGCTGCCCAATTGAATCCAATAGATGTTTTAGAGAATTCTTCAGTTACTTGTGCTAATGGCACTAAGAGGAAAAGACTTGCATTCGATAATTCTGATAAAAATTTTGGCTTAACTGATGAGAAGCAACGATAG